One part of the Nematostella vectensis chromosome 8, jaNemVect1.1, whole genome shotgun sequence genome encodes these proteins:
- the LOC116601145 gene encoding uncharacterized protein LOC116601145 has product MHLEEDENDGLFHCPVPDCHNDGFGTQRGCRKHVKKKHPWFYYFDEKPSDSDIEASRNQMEKEKGQRHSSNGVPSFDMSCTFAEQFTAWLKSSGGGCKSDRQAQQLSEWQLGHAGRIGYLDAIAELVTYRKVNGVSEAVFRGLSTTDTYLKKVRKTVSKMMRLQWTSDLDIDVLEAKGHWATMDELLGVVSRYLPRYQAVLRTCKDTPDSSSPFDLSFATKFLAVYLFIQVKGSRPMTYQYLTVDMVRTAKTNGGFVDQKMFKTAGKYGFDSLLLTDTNRSVLEGYITHIRPLLKPKCEYVVVTRNGGQHNKLGELMSKLVFEATGKYVHPTRYRQIVETSSCKVLKSADRSAISGDQKHSSNVAKVHCRKQRSREVATKARECLEKLHGDSGTKLDKEVLTRLFDLSNSSEDQDDCTKSCSSTDEVQEISTPPAARIKPSARELPAKQKREDAFVMTELCPARRKSLLFTPEEDKYLKVGLKRYGFVQWTSILRDPDFHFQKGRSPNSLLNRANRKYGTMDNHLVDRKG; this is encoded by the exons ATGCACTTAGAAGAAGACGAAAATGACGGGCTGTTTCACTGCCCTGTACCAGACTGCCATAACGATGGGTTTGGAACTCAAAGAGGGTGTAGAAAACACGTCAAGAAAAAGCACCCATGGTTTTATTACTTTGATGAGAAACCCAGCGACTCAGACATCGAAGCTTCTCGAAACCAAATGGAAAAGGAGAAGGGGCAACGACATTCAAGTAATGGCGTCCCATCGTTTGACATGTCTTGCACGTTTGCTGAACAATTCACCGCGTGGCTCAAGAGCAGTGGAGGGGGCTGCAAAAGTGATCGACAAGCGCAGCAACTG AGCGAGTGGCAGTTGGGTCATGCCGGTCGAATCGGATACCTGGACGCCATTGCAGAACTAGTGACCTACAGGAAAGTAAACGGAGTATCGGAAGCGGTGTTTAGAGGGCTGTCTACGACGGACACATACTTGAAAAAGGTGCGTAAGACCGTCTCAAAAATGATGCGACTACAGTGGACTAGCGATTTAGACATCGATGTGCTAGAGGCCAAAGGGCACTGGGCAACCATGGACGAGCTCCTTGGTGTGGTGTCTCGCTACTTGCCCCGCTACCAGGCCGTGCTGAGAACATGCAAGGACACGCCCGACAGCTCGTCTCCGTTTGATCTGTCGTTTGCCACTAAATTTCTCGCCGTTTATCTGTTTATCCAAGTCAAGGGCTCGCGGCCAATGACGTATCAGTATCTGACTGTGGACATGGTGCGCACTGCCAAGACTAACGGAGGTTTTGTCGACCaaaaaatgttcaaaacagCGGGCAAGTACGGCTTCGACTCGCTCCTTCTGACCGACACAAACAGGAGTGTGCTCGAGGGATACATAACCCACATTCGCCCGCTACTCAAACCCAAGTGTGAGTACGTCGTAGTTACGAGAAACGGGGGTCAGCACAACAAGCTCGGTGAGCTGATGagcaaacttgtgtttgaagcGACTGGCAAGTATGTTCACCCCACACGATACCGACAAATCGTCGAGACGTCTAGTTGCAAAGTGCTAAAAAGTGCCGATCGAAGCGCCATCTCTGGAGATCAGAAGCACAGCTCGAACGTCGCCAAAGTGCACTGTCGCAAGCAGCGTTCACGCGAAGTCGCCACAAAGGCGCGCGAATGCCTCGAAAAACTACACGGCGACAGTGGCACCAAGCTGGACAAAGAGGTTCTAACGAGGCTCTTCGACCTTTCAAACTCTTCAGAGGATCAAGACGACTGCACGAAGTCGTGCTCTTCAACGGACGAAGTTCAAGAAATCTCCACACCGCCAGCAGCGAGAATTAAGCCTTCAGCCCGCGAACTACCGGCAAAGCAGAAGCGCGAAGACGCTTTTGTGATGACAGAACTATGCCCGGCTCGCAGAAAATCGCTCCTTTTTACGCCCGAAGAGGACAAGTATCTTAAAGTTGGTCTCAAAAGATACGGGTTCGTGCAGTGGACTTCGATCTTAAGAGACCCCGACTTCCATTTCCAAAAAGGGAGGAGCCCCAACTCGTTGCTCAATAGAGCAAACAGAAAATACGGCACCATGGATAACCACTTAGTGGACAGGAAAGGCTAG
- the LOC116610263 gene encoding volume-regulated anion channel subunit LRRC8C-like, with protein sequence MPLFWAIYNFIRGLKDSIRHHWFVRHKPTITGSKASIHKAQQRNNQNNTNTEIIIKQFVLDICIIDNQAKITTICATEYSPLLCISSSTKMFPIEQLARFEASNSVYRLLKPWWDVLTDYLIAAMLVVAVLAGLMQASSGRLVCLPADCRPEINQSAQNVGYSTASLYNPNSTSTSKERKVLTNLQDRNQYDFVEAECNQRAIHWFTSYFPLIVFGEAILLLVVHNFWLKWPYTSGMFECFLKLLTECSNVSGTSLAIANSLWGTEVSDLAIKLVSFTKEGDIDFKQLFLRQTKEVGVSEQYGVESSSSPDPDEIKGLSESITKFKADFNSTRGITLRLLYAIRAFFQCLLTLAFIVVNACFHEQLKEQINCNTDHIIHEKYSRFTCYNVLSSYFSVTLCIYYILLVFCAVIFVNCAWTYTKFNRPFDFKKELMKHIQSPIQDSNPVRVSVEHSTRQDSRPDTKQQQAAPGGQFNQNLNIIRLAELHPATGDFAFILHLLNVCSSNKPHLMRIAIFSSSKNEKIIKELMLCIEWPKEELERRTTQSGRELDFIFSKGVPMSLFEMEQLKSLTLRGSDLTMRDFDCTNNWAKLKSLKSLSLIYCKLTSIPEGVFRLESLEKLDLNTNRLTSIPERITHLTTLTNLNLENNFISEVPEYVWQMECLKVLFLSSNSNLTLNKPEHQHNLTELHIDGNIRSRMNESTKHYFRRVLHNRVSLDPFFNVSEKFVPAGHEQTYNMKSKRKGLAMIFKAESSVKHNEHDLDYLFQAIGYEILSSEIDTIQTNESILSNLKEHHNSVILAVLSCSDGQDVFLSREEKVSVEALVRLMCEIPHLNGKPKVLLLIHNNITSCGLIHDKFKGIPPLNLEPKYKDVLIVYSDLYSKHIGLFIKEFVKVCSHYCCYEDLLTLLDRTKYELGRTNYQFITKIPFPDYMRSVVTKNTFTKKLFFFPVGFEDENDNN encoded by the exons ATGCCCTTGTTTTGGGCAATTTACAATTTTATTCGTGGATTGAAAGACTCAATCCGACATCACTGGTTTGTTAGACACAAACCAACAATCACCGGATCGAAAGCCTCGATCCACAAAGCTCAGCAAagaaacaatcaaaacaatacaaacACTGAGATAATTATTAAGCAATTTGTGCTTGACATTTGTATAATAGATAATCAAGCCAAGATAACCACTATCTGCGCCACTGAGTACTCACCTCTGCTCTGCATTTCAAG CAGCACAAAGATGTTTCCCATAGAGCAACTCGCACGATTTGAAGCAAGCAACTCTGTCTATCGACTTCTTAAGCCATGGTGGGACGTGCTCACGGATTATCTTATAGCTGCAATGCTTGTAGTTGCTGTATTGGCCGGGTTAATGCAAGCATCCAGTGGAAGGTTGGTCTGTCTGCCTGCCGATTGTCGCCCGGAAATAAATCAAAGTGCCCAGAATGTTGGCTACAGCACTGCTTCCTTGTATAACCCTAATTCTACTTCCACAAGTAAAGAGAGAAAGGTGTTGACAAATCTTCAAGACAGAAATCAGTATGATTTTGTAGAAGCGGAATGCAACCAGAGAGCTATCCACTGGTTTACTTCATACTTCCCTCTTATTGTTTTCGGGGAGGCAATATTATTGCTAGTTGTCCATAACTTCTGGCTCAAGTGGCCTTACACGTCAGGAATGTTTGAGTGTTTTTTAAAGCTGCTGACGGAATGTTCAAACGTGTCTGGTACATCTCTAGCTATAGCAAACTCACTATGGGGAACTGAAGTATCAGATTTGGCCATAAAGCTCGTTtcttttacaaaagaaggagATATAGATTTTAAACAACTATTTTTGCGGCAAACTAAAGAAGTAGGTGTCTCAGAGCAGTATGGTGTCGAGTCCAGCTCGAGTCCAGACCCAGATGAGATCAAGGGGTTATCAGAGAGCATAACAAAATTTAAAGCAGATTTCAATTCAACAAGGGGAATAACACTGCGTTTATTATACGCTATTCGGGCATTTTTTCAGTGCCTTTTAACCTTAGCATTCATTGTGGTTAACGCCTGTTTTCACGAACAATTGAAGGAGCAAATCAATTGTAACACTGATCATATCATCCACGAAAAATACTCTCGCTTCACGTGCTACAATGTCCTCAGTTCATACTTCTCCGTTACACTGTGTATATATtacattttacttgttttttgtGCTGTTATATTTGTTAACTGCGCTTGGACATATACGAAGTTCAATCGACCGTTCGATTTTAAGAAGGAGCTAATGAAGCATATCCAATCACCAATCCAGGATTCTAACCCGGTACGCGTCTCTGTAGAACACTCAACCAGACAAGATTCTAGACCCGACACGAAACAGCAGCAAGCGGCTCCTGGGGGACAATTCAACCAGAATCTAAACATAATACGCCTTGCTGAATTACATCCAGCAACTGGAGACTTCgccttcattcttcatctacTGAACGTTTGTTCAAGTAACAAGCCTCATTTAATGAGAATTGCAATCTTTAGCTCGAGTAAAAACGAGAAAATTATTAAGGAGTTGATGCTTTGCATAGAATGGCCCAAGGAAGAGCTCGAGAGGAGAACAACTCAAAGTGGTCGAGAattggattttattttttcaaaaggAGTGCCAATGTCCCTCTTTGAAATGGAGCAGTTAAAATCATTGACCTTAAGAGGAAGTGATCTGACAATGCGTGACTTTGATTGTACCAACAACTGGGCCAAGCTTAAAAGTCTTAAATCACTTTCACTGATATACTGCAAATTGACATCTATCCCTGAGGGAGTGTTTCGTCTGGAGTCCCTGGAGAAGTTAGACTTGAACACTAACAGACTTACCTCGATACCGGAGAGAATTACACATTTGACAACATTAACCAATTTGAACTTGGAAAACAACTTCATCAGTGAAGTCCCTGAATACGTCTGGCAGATGGAGTGTCTTAAAGTGCTGTTTCTATCTAGCAATAGCAATCTTACCCTGAATAAACCTGAACACCAACACAATTTAACGGAATTGCATATCGACGGCAACATACGCTCCCGGATGAATGAATCCACCAAACATTATTTCCGTCGTGTTCTACACAATAGAGTCAGTTTAGACCCGTTCTTTAACGTCTCTGAGAAGTTTGTCCCTGCTGGTCACGAACAAACATACAATATGAAATCAAAACGGAAGGGTTTAGCCATGATTTTCAAGGCCGAATCATCAGTAAAACATAACGAACATGACcttgattatttatttcagGCTATTGGTTACGAAATACTTTCAAGTGAAATAGATACGATTCAAACGAATGAAAGTATTTTGTCTAATTTAAAAGAACATCATAATTCAGTCATTTTGGCTGTATTGTCATGTAGTGATGGACAAGACGTATTTCTGTCAAGAGAGGAGAAAGTCAGCGTTGAGGCTCTGGTCCGACTTATGTGTGAGATACCACACTTGAATGGAAAGCCAAAAGTACTTTTACTTATTCATAATAATATTACCAGCTGCGGTCTCATTCATGACAAATTCAAGGGTATACCTCCTTTGAACCTGGAGCCAAAATATAAAGATGTCCTAATTGTCTACTCCGATCTGTATTCTAAACACATTGGTTTATTCATTAAGGAATTCGTGAAAGTGTGTAGCCATTACTGCTGCTATGAAGATCTGCTGACTCTTCTTGATAGGACAAAATATGAGCTTGGTCGGACAAATTATCAGTTTATTACGAAGATCCCATTTCCCGATTACATGCGAAGCGTAGTAACGAAAAATACTTTCaccaaaaagttatttttctttcctgTTGGTTTCGAGGATGAGAATGACAATAATTGA